A window of Apium graveolens cultivar Ventura chromosome 8, ASM990537v1, whole genome shotgun sequence contains these coding sequences:
- the LOC141679957 gene encoding glyceraldehyde-3-phosphate dehydrogenase GAPB, chloroplastic-like: MLGTFKADVQKVDNETISVDGKLIKVVSNRDPLQLPWAELGIDIVIEGTGVFVDGPGAGKHIQAGAKKVIITAPAKGADIPTYVVGVNEKEYDHDVANIVRSANLKFID; the protein is encoded by the exons ATGTTAGGTACTTTCAAGGCCGATGTTCAAAAAGTAGACAATGAAACCATCAGTGTTGATGGAAAGCTCATCAAGGTTGTCTCCAACAGAGACCCTCTGCAGCTTCCATGGGCAGAGCTTGGAATTGACATTGTTATCGAG GGGACAGGTGTGTTTGTGGATGGCCCTGGTGCTGGGAAACACATTCAAGCAGGTGCCAAGAAAGTTATTATCACTGCACCAGCCAAAGGAGCTGATATTCCAACATATGTCGTTGGAGTAAACGAAAAGGAATATGACCATGATGTTGCAAATATTGTCAGGTCAGCAAATTTGAAATTTATTGACTAG